One window from the genome of Molothrus ater isolate BHLD 08-10-18 breed brown headed cowbird chromosome 35, BPBGC_Mater_1.1, whole genome shotgun sequence encodes:
- the LOC118700699 gene encoding LOW QUALITY PROTEIN: serine/threonine-protein kinase pim-1-like (The sequence of the model RefSeq protein was modified relative to this genomic sequence to represent the inferred CDS: deleted 1 base in 1 codon) codes for PLPGRAMPLARPRPRAGLPRARPRPSRRALASARLWPYWRWRCWAGVSAWCGGGIAALRLRLARARPRPRPRREVPSRSRPRPRPRPRPRPRLLPGPAEDTGGAAAPAASAAASPARAPPLGSAAAGPEPPGPGAGGDARPGPLGGRSGAVAGPGPSADSRLSPAGKAQEALQERYRVGSLLGRGGFGSVCSGTRLSDGAPVAIKRVPRDRIRHWGELPDGSSAPLEIVLLAKVSRGCAAVIQLLEWLELPDSFLLVLERPERCQELSGFLAERGFLPEEEARALFRQVLEAVRHCTACGVLHRDIKPENILLDLASGQLKLIDFGCGAFLQDTAYTQFAGTLSYSPPEWIQHQRYHGEAATIWSLGLLLCHLVMGKHPFRRGQEIIRGRILFPRWLSQECQDIIKRCLSMQPSDRPSLEELFCHPWVQGVPLP; via the exons cccctgccgGGCCGGGCCATGCCCCtggcccgcccccggccccgggcggggctgccccgtgcccggccccggccgtcccgccgcGCTCTCGCCTCCGCCCGGCTCTGGCCGTACTGGCGG TGGCGCTGCTGGGCGGGCGTCAGTGCCTGGTGCGGGGGCGGCATCGCCGCCCTTCGGCTCCGCCTGGcccgagcccggccccggccccggccccgacGTGAAGTCCCGTCCCGATCCCGGcctcggccccggccccggccccggccccgtcCCCGGCTCCTCCCGGGGCCCGCAGAGGACACAGGCGgcgcggccgctcccgccgcctccGCTGCGGCTTCCCCGGCCCGAGCTCCGCCGCTCGGCAGCGCGGCCGCCGGCCCCGAGCCGCCGGGGCCCGGGGCGGGTGGGGATGCCCGGCCCGGGCCGCTCGGGGGGCGCTCGGGGGCCGTTGCTGGCCCCGGGCCGAGCGCTGACAGCCGCCTCTCGCCCGCAGGGAAGGCGCAGGAGGCCCTGCAGGAGCGGTACCGAGTGGGTTCGCTGCTGGGGCGCGGCGGCTTCGGCAGTGTCTGCTCGGGGACGCGGCTCTCGGACGGCGCCCCG GTGGCCATCAAACGCGTGCCGCGGGATCGCATCCGGCACTGGGGCGAGCTG CCCGACGGCAGCAGCGCGCCGCTGGAGATCGTGCTGCTGGCCAAGGTGTCCCGTGGCTGTGCCGCTGTCATTCAGCTCCTGGAGTGGCTCGAGCTCCCCGACAGcttcctgctggtgctggagcgTCCGGAGCGGTGCCAGGAGCTCTCGGGTTTCCTGGCGGAGCGGGGGTTCCTGCCCGAGGAGGAGGCGCGGGCGCTGTTCCGCCAGGTGCTGGAGGCCGTGCGGCACTGCACCGCCTGCGGGGTCCTGCACAGGGACATCAAGCCCGAGAACATCCTGCTCGACCTGGCCAGCGGGCAGCTGAAACTCATCGACTTTGGCTGTGGCGCCTTCCTCCAAGACACAGCCTACACCCAGTTTGCAG GAACCCTGTCCTACAGCCCACCAGAGTGGATCCAGCACCAACGCTACCACGGCGAGGCAGCGACAATCTGGTCCCTGGgcctcctgctgtgccacctgGTCATGGGCAAGCACCCATTCAGGAGGGGCCAGGAGATCATCCGGGGGCGGATCTTGTTCCCACGATGGCTCTCTCAAG AGTGCCAGGATATCATTAAGAGGTGTTTGTCCATGCAACCCTCAGACAGGCCATCCTTAGAAGAGCTTTTCTGCCATCCTTGGGTGCAGGGTGTTCCTCTGCCCTAG